A part of Lacinutrix sp. 5H-3-7-4 genomic DNA contains:
- a CDS encoding endonuclease: MKHIYLSLSFLLVTFIGFAQIPANYYDSANGLDGYALKTELKNIITSGHSDQGYGGLWTAYQTTDIDNTNQYDNDGFILDIYSEDPDNPEPTYLNFTYSSDQCGNYNSEGDCYNREHLVPQSSFGEASPMKNDVHHVYPTDGYVNGGRGSFPFGIAASGGTSYTNGSKKGSSLVSGYSGTVFEPIDEFKGDIARALLYFATRYENNVDNYTSFDMFNGTNDQVFQDWAIDLLLDWHYNVDPVSQKEIDRNNAAYNFQGNANPFVDHPEYANLIWNPNPDTQAPTTPTNLTASNPTSSSVDLSWTASTDNVAVTSYDVYVDGVFYVSTNSNATTFTVTGLSPETSYTFTILANDDSGNASAQSASSSETTLAGTPAGSDCVNEDFETIPSNSGSYDTRTWTTSAGQWTATDARTDQTLNGRAITVRNGTLTSPNINGGIGNLTVTAQATFGADSAGNMNLLVNGTSVGTIPYNDNSGSAITTTISNINIENNVIVTIESLDSNRVRIDDLSWTCYSTLSVDEVRHTEFKIYPNPIKGNLLTIEVKQNTRFEIYDILGKKILNGNVTQTNNQVSVSTLNKGVYLLKLHTPNGSITKKLIKS, translated from the coding sequence ATGAAACACATTTACTTATCACTATCTTTTTTACTAGTAACTTTTATAGGGTTTGCACAAATTCCTGCAAACTATTATGATAGTGCAAATGGTTTAGATGGATATGCTTTAAAAACAGAATTAAAAAACATAATAACTTCTGGGCATAGTGACCAAGGTTATGGTGGTTTATGGACTGCTTACCAAACAACTGATATTGATAACACAAATCAATATGACAATGATGGTTTTATTTTAGATATTTATTCTGAAGATCCAGACAACCCAGAACCTACATATCTAAATTTTACATACTCATCAGACCAATGTGGAAATTATAACAGTGAAGGTGACTGTTATAATAGAGAACACCTTGTACCTCAATCTAGTTTTGGAGAAGCTTCTCCTATGAAAAACGATGTTCATCATGTTTATCCTACAGATGGTTATGTAAATGGTGGACGTGGTAGTTTTCCTTTTGGAATAGCCGCTTCTGGAGGAACTAGTTATACAAACGGCTCTAAAAAAGGTAGTAGCTTAGTTTCTGGATATTCAGGAACTGTGTTTGAGCCAATTGATGAATTTAAAGGAGATATAGCAAGAGCTTTACTATATTTTGCAACTAGATACGAGAATAACGTTGATAACTATACTAGTTTTGATATGTTTAATGGAACAAACGACCAAGTTTTTCAAGATTGGGCAATAGACTTGTTATTAGATTGGCATTATAATGTTGATCCTGTTAGTCAAAAAGAAATTGATAGAAATAATGCAGCTTATAACTTTCAAGGAAATGCAAATCCATTTGTAGATCATCCAGAATATGCTAATTTAATTTGGAATCCTAATCCAGATACTCAAGCACCAACAACACCAACAAATCTAACAGCTTCTAATCCAACATCTAGCTCTGTAGATTTAAGCTGGACAGCTTCTACAGATAATGTAGCAGTTACAAGTTATGACGTATATGTAGATGGAGTATTCTATGTTTCTACAAACTCTAATGCAACTACTTTTACGGTTACAGGTTTGTCGCCAGAAACAAGCTATACATTTACAATTTTAGCAAATGATGATTCTGGAAATGCCTCTGCACAAAGTGCTTCTTCTAGCGAAACAACTTTAGCAGGAACTCCTGCCGGTTCAGACTGTGTTAACGAAGATTTTGAAACTATCCCATCTAATAGTGGCTCTTACGATACTAGAACTTGGACTACTTCTGCAGGACAATGGACTGCTACAGATGCAAGAACAGACCAAACTTTAAATGGTAGAGCAATTACAGTTAGAAATGGTACATTAACCTCTCCAAATATTAATGGTGGTATTGGCAATTTAACAGTTACTGCACAAGCAACTTTTGGCGCAGATTCTGCAGGAAACATGAATTTACTTGTTAATGGCACATCTGTTGGTACTATACCTTATAATGATAATAGTGGATCAGCTATTACAACAACAATTTCAAATATTAATATTGAAAATAATGTAATCGTTACAATAGAGAGTCTTGATTCAAATAGAGTAAGAATTGACGATTTATCTTGGACTTGCTATTCTACTTTAAGTGTAGATGAAGTAAGGCATACAGAATTTAAAATATATCCAAATCCTATTAAAGGAAATCTTTTAACTATTGAAGTAAAACAAAACACACGTTTTGAAATTTATGATATTTTAGGAAAGAAAATTTTAAATGGAAATGTTACTCAAACAAACAATCAAGTTAGTGTTTCAACATTAAACAAAGGTGTTTATCTTTTAAAACTTCATACACCTAATGGAAGCATAACTAAAAAATTAATTAAAAGTTAA
- a CDS encoding RNA polymerase sigma factor — protein sequence MSETEFIEELRSKSEKAYSRLLDDFQQKVYATCISFVPNTEDAEDIAQDVFVEVFNAIHKFKGQSKLSTWIYKITTNKCLEFIRKKNTKKRFAFLQSITGNVIPMDMTNYFTEMNHPGVLLENKETSKTLFYAINQLPEAQRTVFTLHKIDGKSYNEISEIIDKSLSSVESLMFRSKKNLQKILENFYKNNI from the coding sequence TTGTCGGAAACCGAATTTATAGAAGAACTTAGGAGCAAAAGCGAAAAGGCTTACAGTAGATTACTAGATGATTTTCAACAGAAAGTCTATGCTACATGTATTTCTTTTGTGCCAAATACCGAGGATGCCGAAGATATTGCACAAGACGTTTTTGTTGAAGTGTTTAATGCTATACATAAATTTAAAGGACAGTCTAAACTATCAACCTGGATTTATAAAATTACAACAAATAAATGTTTGGAATTTATACGTAAAAAAAATACTAAAAAACGTTTTGCTTTTCTACAGTCTATAACAGGAAATGTTATTCCTATGGATATGACAAATTATTTTACAGAGATGAATCATCCTGGTGTATTACTAGAAAATAAAGAAACAAGTAAAACGCTTTTTTATGCAATAAATCAATTACCAGAAGCACAACGCACTGTTTTTACGTTGCATAAAATAGATGGTAAAAGTTATAATGAAATAAGTGAAATTATAGATAAAAGTTTATCATCTGTAGAATCTTTAATGTTTAGATCTAAAAAAAATCTACAGAAAATATTAGAGAACTTTTATAAGAATAATATTTAG
- a CDS encoding RsmB/NOP family class I SAM-dependent RNA methyltransferase: protein MRLHRNLCFATVDGLLLIFNEGNYADKVVQQLLKRDKRWGSRDRGFVAETTYDIVRWKRLYAEIANVKEPFSRDDIWRLFAVWATLKGIKLPDWKYFENTPTRKIKGRFDELSKIRKIKESFPDWIDELAAKELGENLWNKEAAALNEQADVILRTNTLKTTKEKLKSELFDLDFDTEEIKGYPDALKLKERANVFTTDAFKKGWFEVQDASSQLVAEFLDVKSGMKVVDTCAGAGGKTLHIAALMENKGQVIAMDIYENKLRELKRRAKRAGAHNIEMRTIDSTKPIKKLYDKADRVLIDAPCSGLGVLRRNPDAKWKLEASFLDRIKNTQREILSSYSRMVKPGGKLVYATCSILPSENQEQVKHFLTSESGKDFTFVKEKKILSHESGFDGFYMALLERKTSN from the coding sequence ATGAGATTACATAGAAATTTATGCTTTGCCACAGTTGATGGATTATTACTAATCTTTAACGAAGGTAATTATGCAGATAAAGTAGTACAGCAATTACTTAAACGCGATAAACGTTGGGGAAGCCGAGATAGAGGTTTTGTTGCCGAAACAACTTACGACATTGTACGATGGAAACGATTATATGCTGAAATTGCAAACGTAAAAGAACCTTTTTCAAGAGATGACATTTGGCGTTTATTTGCTGTTTGGGCAACTTTAAAAGGTATAAAATTACCAGACTGGAAATACTTTGAAAACACACCTACTAGAAAAATTAAAGGTCGTTTTGATGAGTTATCAAAAATTAGAAAAATTAAAGAATCTTTTCCAGATTGGATAGATGAATTAGCTGCAAAAGAATTAGGTGAAAACTTATGGAATAAAGAAGCCGCTGCACTTAACGAACAAGCTGATGTTATTTTAAGAACAAACACTCTTAAAACTACAAAAGAAAAATTAAAATCAGAATTATTTGATTTAGATTTTGATACTGAAGAAATTAAAGGCTACCCAGATGCATTAAAACTAAAAGAAAGAGCTAATGTTTTTACAACAGATGCCTTTAAAAAAGGATGGTTTGAAGTACAAGACGCTTCATCTCAACTAGTTGCAGAGTTTTTAGACGTGAAAAGCGGAATGAAAGTTGTAGATACTTGCGCAGGTGCTGGTGGTAAAACATTACACATTGCAGCTTTAATGGAAAATAAAGGGCAAGTAATTGCTATGGATATTTATGAAAATAAATTAAGAGAACTAAAACGTCGTGCTAAACGTGCTGGTGCTCATAACATAGAAATGAGAACTATTGATTCTACAAAGCCAATTAAAAAATTATACGACAAAGCAGATCGTGTACTTATAGATGCACCATGCTCTGGCTTAGGCGTTTTACGTAGAAACCCAGATGCTAAATGGAAACTTGAAGCCTCATTTTTAGACCGTATTAAAAATACACAACGTGAGATTTTAAGCAGCTATTCTAGAATGGTAAAACCAGGAGGAAAATTAGTTTATGCAACGTGTTCTATATTACCATCAGAAAACCAAGAGCAAGTTAAACATTTTTTAACATCAGAATCAGGAAAAGACTTTACCTTTGTTAAAGAGAAAAAAATACTGTCTCACGAATCTGGGTTCGACGGATTCTACATGGCTTTATTAGAAAGAAAAACCTCAAATTAA